The genomic segment CTGACGTGCCGCTGTGGGGCGTGCTGCTGGTTGCCCTCGCCGTGGCCGCCATCGCGCTGCTGCTGTTTGGCCTGCGCCTGCGCGCGCGCAACCTTGCGTTGGCCCAGCTGCAGCGCGAACGCAGCGTACTGGCCGCCGAACGCGACCAGCTGCGCCGCACCACCGAACGCCAGGGGCAGCTGGAGCAGCAGCTGCTGCAGGCCAAGCAGGCCGCCGAGGCCGCGGTGCTGGCCAAGGGCGAGTTCCTGGCCACGATGAGCCATGAGATCCGCACCCCGCTCAACGGCATCCTGCCGATGCTGGAGCTGATCGCGCGCGGCCCCCTGGGCGAGGACCAGCGACAGATGCTGGCCACCGCCTCGGCCAGTTCGCAGCAGCTGCTGCGCATCGTCGACGACATCCTCGACTATTCACGGCTGGAAGCACAGGCGCTGGAACTGGAGATCACCAGCTTCAACCTGCGTGACCTGCTCGATGGCGTGGTGCAGCTGATGCAGCGCGCCGCCGACGCCAAGGGCCTGTCGCTGGCGTTGCAGCTGGACCCAGCGGTGCGCCTGCCGGTACGCGGCGACCCGGTACGCCTGCGCCAGGTGTTGAGCAACCTGCTGGCCAACGCGATCAAGTTCACGGCACGCGGCCAGGTGCTGCTGCGGGTACAGCGGTTGGGCGAAGGCGCAGCGCAGCACCAGCTGCGCTTCGAGATCATCGACACCGGCATCGGCATCGACGAGGTGCTGCAGGCGCGGTTGTTCCAGTCCTTCAGCCAGGCCGACGCCTCCACCACCCGCATCTACGGGGGTACCGGCCTGGGCCTGGCCATCTGCAAGCGCATCATCGACCTCATGCAGGGCCGCATCGGCGTGCAGTCCACGCCCGGCCAGGGCGCCACGTTCTGGTTCGAGATTCCGCTGCTGAAGGTGCCCGGCGACCTGCCGGCCATGGCACGTCCGCCCGCTGCACTGCTGCTGTGCAGCGCCGATGCGATCCTGCAGGCGCGCGTCGAACGCATCGCTGCCCACCATGGGCTGCAGGTGCAGGTGCTGGCACAGCCCGGTGCGGTGGTCGAGCGCCTGCGCGCGCCGCCACGCCCCGGGCAGCCGGCGCCGGCCTGGCTGCTGGTCGACGCGCATGCACGCCGCGCGGGTGAAGCCACGCTGCAGCAGGCCCTGGCCGAACGGGGTGAGGAAGACATGCTGCAGGTGCTGTGGCTGCAGGACGACGCCGTTGCGGCGCGCCCGCGGCAGCAACGGCTGCCCGCACGTTTCGATGATGCCGCCCTGCATGTGCTGCTGGCGGTGCCGGCCGCGCACGCGCGGCCCGCCGCATTGCTGGCCAATGCTGAGGACGGATTGCCCGCGCCGACGTTGCCGCCGTTGCATCTACGCGTGCTGCTGGTGGAAGACAACACGGTCAACCGGATGGTGGCCGAGCAGCTGCTGCGCGTGTTCCAGTGCGAGGTGCGCAATGCCGCCGATGGCGAGCAGGCATTGCTCACCCTGCGCGAAGGCGGCATGGACGTGGTGTTGATGGACTGCCAGATGCCGGTGCTGGATGGCTACGCCGCCACCCGTCATTGGCGCGCCGAGGAAACGGCATCCGGGCGGCAGCGACTGCCAATCATCGCGATGACGGCCAATGCGATGGCCGGTGACCGCGAACGTTGCCTGCAGGCCGGCATGGACGATTACCTGTCCAAGCCGATCGCACGCGCCACGCTGCATGCGCTGTTGAAGCGCTGGGGACAGCGATCGGGCAATGCGGCAGCGTCGAACCCGCTCGGCGGCGATGCGCCCGCCACCGGCCCGGTCCTGACTGCCGAGCATGGCGCGGCCCTGCCAGGTACGAAGAGCCAGGCGGCGCCGCAACCGGTGCTGGATCGCGATGTGCTGGACGAACTGCACGCGGTGATCGGCGAGAGCGCCATCCAGATCGTCTCGGTGTTCCTGGACGATGCTCCGGCAATGGTGCAGCAACTGCAGCAGGCCGCACAGAACGGCGACGCGACGCGCCTGCAGGCGATCGCGCACAGCCTCAAGTCATCAAGCGCGAATGTCGGCGCGTTGTCGCTGTCTGCGGTGGCGCAGCGGATCGAGCATGAAGCCCGCAGTGACAGCCTGCAGCGCCCTGCCGTGGCAGTGGCGCTGCTGGTGGCCGAATTCGCCCGCGCGCGCGTCGCGCTGACGGGTTACCTGGCACAGCATCGCTAGCGTCGAGCAAGCTCGACGCTACGTCACTCTTCCAGCTTGCTCAGCAGGTACTTCGGCTCGCCGATGCGCTCGATCAGGTCCAGCTGTGTTTCCAGCCAGTCGATGTGCTCTTCTTCCGAGTCGAGGATCTTCACGAACAGCTGGCGGCTGACGTAGTCGCCAACCGAATCGGAATAGGCCACGGCCTCGCGCAGGGTGACCACGCCGTCGCGCTCCAGCGACAGGTCGCACTGCAGGATCTCGGTCGGGTTCTCGCCGATGCGCAGCTTGCCCAGCGCCTGGAAATTCGGCAGGCCTTCGAGGAACAGGATGCGGTCGGCGAGCATGTCGGCATGCTTCATCTCGTCGATCGATTCCTTGTACTCGTGTTCGGCCAGTTCCTTGATGCCCCAGTTCTTCAGCATCTTGGCGTGCAGGAAGTACTGGTTGATCGCGGTCAGCTCGTTGTAGAGGACCTTGTTGAGGAATTCGATGACCTTGGTGTCGCCCTTCATGGGGATGCTCCTGCACGCTGAAAACGCAGGCACTTTAGCGCCTTGCGCAGCCTCGTGAAGGAACGCGAATCGTGCGCATTGGCCTGTGCGGCCAGCGGTGAAGGAAGCGAAAGCGCGGCGTCAACGCACCGCGAAAGAAACGGTCAGGCGACCTGGGCCAGGCCCAACACCGGCAGCGGCAGATCGTGGGTGGCACGTGCCTTGGCCAGCAGCTCGCCGGCCATGTCCAGGCAGGAACCGCAGGTGGCACCACAGCCGGTACGCATGGTCAGTTCGGCCACCGTGCTGACGCCATTGCCGGCGGCTTCGCGGATCTGGTGGTCGGTGACTCCGTTGCAGATGCAGACGTACACAGGCGGGAACCGGGCTGACAGGCCAGAAGCGGCCTGTTGGCTATTCCAATGGAAACGAGAATGGTTGTCAATCAGAGACCTGAACCATTCTCGATACCGTTCAGCCCGTCAGCTGGCCGGGCCGTCGCCCTGTGCCTTCTTCGGCCAATAGCCCCGGGTCCGCGGGCGCTTGCGGGGTCGCTCGTGCCCGGCCGTATGGCCTGGCATCCAGGCCTCGGCGGCGCTCTTGGGCATGGCGGTGACGCCCTGCCCGGCCACGCCGCGCGCCAACGGCGCCAGGTGTCGCAGGGCACGCGCATAGACGCCGCGCTTGAACATCACCACATGCTCCACCGGGTACCAGAAGTCCACCCAGCGCCAATGGTCGAACTCGGGCGAGTCGGTGTGGTCCAGCTTCACATGGGATTCGTCGCCGGTCAGGCGCAGCAGGAACCAGACCTGCTTCTGGCCGATGCAGACCTGCCGCTCGTTGCGGCGGATGGCCCGCGCCGGCAGCTTGTAGCGCAGCCAGCCGGGTGTCGCCCCGAGCACTTCCACATGCTCAGGCAGCAGGCCGGTCTCTTCCTGCAGTTCACGATACATGGCCTCGACAGGCGTCTCGTCGGTATTCATGCCACCCTGCGGGAACTGCCAGCCGTCCCGGCGCACACGTCGTGCCCAGAACACCTGACCATCCTGCCGCATCAGCACGATGCCGACGTTCGGTCGATAGCCGTCCGGATCGATCACGATGCGGACTCCTAAAAAATCTACTGGTCGGGACTATCCCATGCCCTCTGCCGCCCCACAAGCACGATACAAAAGTGTTGACAGGGGCGATACACATCCGCAGAATAGCGGGCTCACCAAGGCTATGTAGCTCAGCCGGTTAGAGCACAGCACTCATAATGCTGGGGTCGGTGGTTCGAGTCCACCCATAGCCACCACACTGAAAATCAAGTTGTTTTCCAGTGTGAAAAGTGAGAAAATAGTTGCACGTTTTGCCCCGTCGCCAAGCGGTAAGGCACCTGACTCTGACTCAGGCATTCGGTGGTTCGAATCCATCCGGGGCAGCCAAACAAAAAAGAAAAAAGCCTGATCGAAAGATCAGGCTTTTTTCTTTTTTGTTTGGTCACGCATCCCACCTTATCCCCGCGCCTGTCGGCGCGCGCCCTTGAACAACAAGGGGGCCCTCCTCCAGAGAGAGATCCGGGGTCGGATCCTTCGAAACCACGGGTAGTGCCGGCCGCTGGCCGGCAACCTGGAAATGCATGACCCCAGAACGACAAAAGCCCGGCCGAAGCCGGGCTTTTGCTTTCCAACCAGCGGGCTCCCGAGGGAGCCCAACCAGGCGCGGTAAATCAGCGCTTGGAGAACTGGGTGGCGCGGCGGGCCTTGTGCAGACCGACCTTCTTACGCTCGACTTCACGGGCGTCACGGGTCATGAAGCCGGCCTTGCGCAGCTCGGACTTCAGGGTTTCGTCGTACTCGACCAGAGCACGGGCGATGCCCAGACGGATCGCACCGGCCTGGCCGGTGGTGCCGCCGCCAGCGGCGGTGACCAGGATGTCGAAGCTTTCGGTGTTCTTGGTCAGCTCGAGCGGCTGGCGCACGATCATGCGCGCGGTCTCACGACCGAAGAACTCGTCCAGCGGACGGCCATTGACGGTGATGTTGCCCGAACCCTTGCGCAGGAACACGCGAGCGGTGGAGGACTTGCGGCGGCCAGTGCCGTAGTTTTGAGTGATAGCCATGATTAGATATCCAGAACCTGCGGCTGCTGTGCGGCGTGCGGATGCTCAGTGCCGGCGTAGACCTTGAGCTTGCGGTACATCTGGCGACCCAGCGGGCCCTTCGGCAGCATGCCCTTCACGGCGATCTCGATCACGCGCTCCGGGTGGCGCTCCAGCGCCTGGGCCAGGGATTCGGTCTTCAGGTTGCCGATGTAACCGGTGAAACGGTGATACATCTTGTCCTGCAGCTTCTTGCCGGTGACGGCAATCTTTTCTGCATTGATGACGACCAGGTAGTCGCCGGTATCAACGTGCGGGGTGTAGACCGGCTTGTGCTTGCCACGCAGACGGCGGGCCAGCTCGGTGGCGAGACGGCCCAGGGTCTTGCCCTCGGCGTCGACGAGGTACCAGTCGCGCTGGACGGTCTCGTTCTTGGCAGTGAAAGTGCTCATGAAGAACTCTAGGTTAGGTCGGGCTCATTGCGGCGAAAGGCTCGCCGGAACTCTGCCACGCGTTGTGAAAAGGTGAAGCGTAAGAGGCGGGATTGTACGCACCCTGGCCGCCGGGCGCAAGTCGCCCCTGCCCCCCGGGTTGGCAGGGCGGCAGGGCCGGGCGAGAATCGGGCCCTCCCCGCCCCACCCGTACCGCCATGACCGCACTCCGCCAGACCACCCCGCTGGACCACCTGCTGACCGAGGCACAGCGCGCCCTGGACACGGTGTTCGGCAACCCGCCGGCGGCCCGCCCCTACCCGGCCGCGGATACCGACGAGCCGGGCATGGACAGCACCGAGCGCCGCCACGCGGCGGGCCTGATGCGGATCAACCACGTCGGCGAGGTCTGCGCGCAGGGCCTGTATTTCGGCCAGGCGGCGGTGGCCCGCGACCCGGCCACGCGTGAACACCTGCTGGAAGCCGCCCAGGAAGAGACCGACCACCTGGCCTGGTGCGCCACCCGGCTGGGCGAGCTGGACAGCCGTCCCAGCCTGTTCAACCCGCTGTGGTACGCCGGCAGCTACACCATCGGCACCCTGGCCGGGCTGCGCGGCGACGGCTGGAACCTGGGCTTCGTGGTCGAAACCGAGCGCCAGGTGGAGGCCCATCTGGACGAGCACCTGGTCGATCTACCCGCCGGTGACCTGCGCAGCCGCGCGGTCATCCAGGTGATGAAGGACGACGAGGCCCGCCATGCGGAACACGCCGAACAGGCCGGCGCCCGCCGCCTGCCGTTCCCGATTCCGGGGGCAATGGCGCTGGCCTCCAGGGTGATGAAGACCATCGCGTACCGCATTTGAACGGGGCACCCCCACCAACGGTGGGGGCCTACCCAATGGCACGGTGGGGCCCGATGGTGGGGCCCGACCGTTGGTCGGGCCGCCTTTCAGTTGGGCGAGACCAGCTTCAGGCCGATCACCCCGGCCACGATCAGGCCGACGCAGGCCAGGCGGGCCGGCGATGCGCTGTCGTTGAACAGGTAGATGCCCAGCACCGCCACGCCCATGGCGCCGATACCGGTCCAGATCGCGTAGGCCGTGCCGACCGGGATGCTCTTCATCGCCTGGCTCATCAGGTACAGGCTGATCAGCGCCGACACCACCGTGGCAGCGGTGGGCAGGGGTTTGCTGAAACCTTCGGAGTACTTCATTCCAAGGGCGAAACCGATCTCGAACAGGCCGGCCAGCAGCAGGTAGATCCAGGGCATGGGTGGGGGCTCCTTACCTTTTTTGAAAAAACGAAACGGCCCGGTGTTTTCACACCGGGCCGTGGGTCGGTACATCACCGTGGAGCCATGACGCTTGCGCGGTACAGGGGTTCCACAGGGCGGGTCGTCCCGGCTGGGCGGCGATGCCTGCGGGCATCGCGCATGGGGCTTACTCGGACAGGTTGCGGCCGTGGAACAGCTCTTCGATCTCGCGCTTGAGCAGCGCTTCGATCTTCATGCGTTCCTTGAACGACAGGTTCTTGGCCTTTTCCTCGAACAGGTACTGGTCCAGGTCGAAGTCCTTCAGGTGCATCTTGGTGTGGAAGATGTTTTCCTGGTAGACGTTGACGTCGAACATCTCGTAGCGCGACTTGATGTTCTTGGCCAGGAAGTTCTGGATCGAGTTGATCTTGTGGTCGATGTAGTGCTTCTTACCCTTCACATCGCGGGTGAAGCCACGGACGCGGTAGTCCATGATCACGATGTCCGACTCAAGGCTTTCGATCAGGTAGTTCAGGGCCTTCAGCGGGGAAATGACGCCACAGGTGGCCACGTCGATGTCCGCGCGGAACGTCGCGATACCTTCCTGCGGATGGGTTTCCGGATAGGTATGGACGGTGATGTGGCTCTTGTCCATGTGCGCGACCACGGCGTCGGAGATCAGCTCCTTGCCGGCCTGCTTCTTGTCGATCACCGGCTCTTCGGAGATCAGGATGGTCACCGAGGCACCCTGCGGGTCGTAGTCCTGGCGGGCCACGTTCAGGATGTTGGCGCCGATGATCTCGGCGACATCGGTCAAGATTTGAGTCAGCCTGTCGGCGTTGTACTCTTCATCGATGTATTCAATGTAACGCTGACGCTCCTCTTCGGTGCGCGCGTAACACACGTCATAGATGTTGAAGCTCAGCGCCTTGGTGAGGTTGTTGAAACCCTGCAGCCTCAGGCGAGGCAACGGCTTGACCACGGCGGTCGATTCCTGTGTAAGAAGGGAAAGGGGGAATTATGGGGCAAACTGCCCCCGGGGGGAACGTGAAGACGCAAGAGTTCTGGCACACTGTTTGCCCTTAACAATTGCGCTGGTTAAGCTCCGCTATCGACCCCGTGAATCCGTTCATGCGCAGAGGGAGCGCCCCTATCGTGTCAACCGTGCGCCTAGCTAGCAGTCCACTGGCCCTGGATATCGCCACCATCGATCGTTTCCTGGCGCACAGCCACAGGCGGCGATATCCCACCCGTACCGACGTCTTCCGACCCGGTGACCCGGCGGGAACCCTGTATTACGTCATCAGCGGCTCGGTTTCGATCATGGCCGAGGAAGATGACGATCGCGAGCTTGTGCTGGGCTACTTCGGTGCCGGCGAGTTCGTGGGCGAGATGGGCCTGTTCGTCGAATCGGACCGCCGCGAGGTGATCCTGCGGACCCGTACCGCCTGCGAACTGGCCGAGATCAGCTACGAACGCCTGCACCAGCTGTTCCTCGGCCCGCTGTCGGCCGACGCCCCGCGCCTGCTGTATGCGCTGGGCCAGCAGATCTCCAAGCGCCTGCTCGACACCAGCCGCAAGGCCAGCCGCCTGGCGTTCCTGGACGTTACCGACCGGATCGTGCGCACCCTGCACGACCTGGCGCAGGAGCCGGAGGCGATGAGCCATCCGCAGGGCAGCCAGTTGCGCGTCTCGCGCCAGGAACTGGCCCGCCTGGTCGGCTGCTCGCGCGAAATGGCCGGCCGCGTGCTGAAGAAGCTGCAGACCGACGGCCTGCTGCACGCACGCGGCAAGACCGTGGTGCTGTACGGCACCCGTTGACCGTTGAGCACACGGTGGGTGCGGACCTTGGTCCGCACTCCTTTGCGCGCTAGGCTCGTTCCATGGAACTGAGCAGCGCATTCTGGTGGTTCATCCTCATCGGCCTCGGCGCCCAGCTGGTCGACGGCGCGCTGGGCATGGCGTTCGGCCTGGTGTCGTCGTCGGTGATGCTGGCCATGGGCATCCCGCCCGCGCAGGCCAGCGCCGCCATCCACACCGCCGAGGTGTTCACCACTGGCGCCTCCGGCGTGTCGCATCTGGTCGCCGGCAATGTCGATAAACGCTTGTTCCTGCGCCTCGCCCTGCCCGGCGCGGTAGGCGGCGCAGTCGGTGCCTACGGCCTGACCCAGCTGCCCGGCGAGGTGATCCGCCCGCTCATCTATCTCTACCTGCTGGTGCTGGCCATCATCATCCTGGCCCGTGCCGCCGGCCGCCTGATGCCCAAGGGCGAGGTCAAGCGGGTACCCGTGCTGGGCTTCGTGGCCGGCTTCCTGGATGCCAGCGGCGGTGGCGGCTGGGGGCCGGTGGCCACCTCCACCCTGCTCGCCCGCGGCGGCCAGGCGCGCACCACCATCGGCACCGTAAACGCCGCCGAGTTCGTGGTCACCCTGACGGTTTCAGCAACGTTCCTGCTGTCGATGGGGCTGCATCACCTGCAGATCGTGGCCGGCCTGCTGATCGGCGGCATGATGGCCGCCCCGGTGGCCGCACTGCTGGTCAAGCGCCTGAAGGAGCGCTGGGTGCTGGTGGCCGTCGGCGTGCTGGTGCTGGGCATCAGCCTGTTCCAGATCGGCCACGCGCTGAGCGGGTACCTGGCGCGCTGAGCGCTCGCCGGGCATGGCCCTGCGATGCATGCACGGCGTTCGGTAGTGCCGGCCGCTGGCCGGCAACCTCATGATCTGCGGAGGGGCGTGCCAGGTTGCCGGCCAGCGGCCGGCACTACCGCGCATTACGCCTTGTCGCCGCCGCGGTCGACGCAACCCCAGTTGAGGATGCGGGTGCCGGCCGGCAGCACGCGGCGGAAGAAGTCCACCTTGCCCGGCTTCGGGTTCACCACCACCGGCGCCCTGGCGGCCAGCAACAGCGGCAGGTCGGCAGTACTGTCGGAATAGGCAATGTCGATGTCGCCGTAGCCGCGCTCGCGCAGCATGCGCATCTTCTCTTCGTTGTGGCAGTGCCGGGTCGGGCCGACCCCGCCCAGTCGCGGGCCGACCTCGGTGCCGATCACCGGCACGTCCTGGTGGGCGACAAAGGCCAGGATCGCGCGCGCCAGCTCGGGTGGCGCACCCGTGGCAACCACCACGCGGTCGCCCTTGGCGCGGTGCGCGGCGAATACCTCCAGCGCCTGCGGCAACAGCTTGGCGCGCATCTGCGCCTCATTGCGCAGCACGTAGGCGTCAATCACCTTGTTGAAGTCGCGCGCCCGGTGCAGGCCGAAACTGCCGATCCACACATAGACCGAAATGCCGGCACGACGGGTCGGCAGCATCGCCACCATCGGCCCGGCGATCGGCGTGACCAGCAGCGCGGCCAGCATGCGCAGCGGATTGCGCTTGATCAGCGAGGCGAACAGGTGGGTGCCCGAATCGCCGTCGTAGAGGGTGTGGTCGAAGTCGAAGACCACCAGCGGCGCATCCCCGCGCGGCGTTGGATAGTGCGTTGTCATGCCGCGAAGAATAGCTGACGCAGGCCCTCGCCCGGCTCTTCCACGCGCATGAAGGCCTCGCCGACCAGGAACGCGTGGATGCCGGCGTCACGCATCAGCGCCACGTCCTGCGGGCCGAGGATGCCGCTCTCGGTCACCAGCAGGCGGTCGCGCGGCACGGCGTTCTGCATGTCCAGCGTGGTCTGCAGCGAGACCTCGAAGGTGCGCAGGTTGCGGTTGTTGATGCCGATCATCGGCGCCGGCACCTGCAGCGCGCGCTCCAGTTCGTCGATGTCGTGCACTTCCACCAGCACGTCCATGCCCAGCGACAGCGCCAGTTCGGACAGGGTGGCCAGCTGGGTGTCGTCCAGCGCGGCAACGATCAGCAGGATGCAGTCGGCGCCCAGCACGCGTGCCTCGTACACCTGGTAGGCGTCGATCACGAAGTCCTTGCGCAGCACCGGCAGCGTGCAGGCCTCGCGGGCCTGCTGCAGGTAGGCGTCGGCGCCCTGGAAGAAATCGACGTCGGTCAGCACCGACAGGCAGCTGGCACCGCCGAACTCGTAACTGACGGCGATGTCGGCCGGGCGGAAGTCCGGGCGGATCACGCCCTTGGACGGGCTGGCCTTCTTCACCTCGGCGATCACCGCGGGGTCGCCATTGGCCACCGCGGCCTGCAGCGCGCGCACGAAGCCACGTACCGGCGGGGCGCTGGCCAGGGCGGCCTGCAGCTCCTCGAGGGGGCGCTGGGCGCGGCGCTGGGCCACTTCTTCGGCCTTGCGGGCCAGGATCGTCTGCAGGATGTCGCTCATCGTCGTCGGTTCAATGCGGGGGCGGTGAGGACGGCCATTATCGGCCATCGAGGGGATCAGGCTGAACCGCGCGCTCAGGCAACCAGCGCGCGGGTGGTGTCAACGTACTGCTGCAGGCGCTGGCGGGCGCTGCCATTGGCGATGGCGGCACGGGCGCGGGCCAGGCCGTCGCCGATGTCGCTGGCCACGCCGGCCACGTACAGGGCGGCACCGGCGTTCAGGGCGACGATGTCCAGCGCCGGGCCCGGGGTGTTGTCCAGTACCGCGCGCAGCATCGCGATGGACTGCTCCGGGCTGTCCACGCGCAGGTTGCGGCTGGCCGACATGGCAATGCCAAAGTCCTCCGGGTGGATCTCGTACTCACGCACCTTGCCGTCGCGCAGCTCGCCGACCAGGGTGCCGGCACCCAGCGAGATCTCGTCCATGTTGTCGCGGCCCCAGACCACCATCGCGCGCTCGGTGCCCAGCTCGCGCAGCACGCGCGCCTGGATGCCGACCAGATCGGGATGGAACACGCCCATCAGCACCGACGGTGCGCTGGCCGGGTTGGTCAGCGGGCCGAGGATGTTGAAGATGGTGCGCACGCCCATCTCGCGGCGTACCGGCGCGACCACCTTCATCGACGGATGATGGATCGGCGCGAACATGAAGCCGATGCCGGTCTGTTCGATCGCAGCGGCCACCTGGGCCGGCTGCAGTTCGATGGCCGCGCCCAGCGCTTCCACCGCATCGGCGCTGCCGGATTTGGACGACACGCTGCGGTTGCCGTGCTTGGCCACGCGCGCACCGGCGGCGGCGGCGACGAACATCGCGCAGGTGGAGATGTTGAAGGTGTGCGAGCCATCGCCACCGGTGCCGACGATATCGACCAGGTGGGTGGGATCGGCCACCGGTACCGCCAGCGCGAACTCGCGCATCACGGTGGCCGCTGCGGCGATCTCGTCGATGGTTTCCTTCTTCACCCGCAGGCCGGTGAGGATGGCGGCAGTCATCATTGGCGAGACGTCGCCGCGCATGATCTGCCGCATCAGGTCGACCATTTCGTCGAAGAAGATTTCGCGATGTTCGATGGTGCGCTGCAGGGCTTCCTGGGGGGAGAAGCTCATGGGAATGCTCCTTGGATCAGGCCGCCGGGCGCTGCAGGAAATTGCGCAGCAGGGCGTGGCCGTGTTCGGTGAGGATGGATTCGGGGTGGAACTGCACGCCTTCCACCGGGAACTGGCGGTGGCGCAGGCCCATGATCTCTTCGATCGAGCCGTCCTCGTTCTCGGTCCAGGCGGTCACTTCCAGGCAGTCCGGCAGGCGGTTCTTGTCCACCACCAGCGAGTGGTAGCGGGTGGCCTGGTAGCGGTCCGGCAGGCCGGCGAACACGCCCTTGCCCTCGTGGCGGATCGGCGAGGTCTTGCCGTGCATGATGTTGCCGGCGCGGATGACCGTGCCGCCGTAGACCTGGCCGATGCCCTGGTGGCCCAGGCACACACCGAGGATCGGCGTGCTCGGGCCCAGTCGCTGGATCAGTTCCAGCGACACGCCCGCTTCGTTGGGCGTGCACGGGCCGGGCGAGATGACGATGCGCTCGGGCTTCTGCGCGGCAATCTCATCCACGCTCATCGCATCGTTGCGCACCACCTTCACCTCGGCGCCAAGCGTCTGCAGGTACTGCACGAGGTTGTAGGTGAAGCTGTCGTAGTTGTCGATCATCCACAACATGGTCAGGTTCCGTCGCTTATCAGGAAAATGGCGTACACGTTTTCGGTGTAGGTGATGGGGCCGGCTTCGATCGACTCGCGTATGTTCGAACCGGTAGCCTCGATGCTGTTCTGCGGCGCGGGCGGCGCGGGCGGCGCGAACGTGTCGTCGACGCGAGGCCAATTCCCCGCCTGCA from the Stenotrophomonas maltophilia genome contains:
- the rplM gene encoding 50S ribosomal protein L13 encodes the protein MSTFTAKNETVQRDWYLVDAEGKTLGRLATELARRLRGKHKPVYTPHVDTGDYLVVINAEKIAVTGKKLQDKMYHRFTGYIGNLKTESLAQALERHPERVIEIAVKGMLPKGPLGRQMYRKLKVYAGTEHPHAAQQPQVLDI
- a CDS encoding DMT family transporter; this translates as MPWIYLLLAGLFEIGFALGMKYSEGFSKPLPTAATVVSALISLYLMSQAMKSIPVGTAYAIWTGIGAMGVAVLGIYLFNDSASPARLACVGLIVAGVIGLKLVSPN
- a CDS encoding ATP-binding protein yields the protein MPLWGVLLVALAVAAIALLLFGLRLRARNLALAQLQRERSVLAAERDQLRRTTERQGQLEQQLLQAKQAAEAAVLAKGEFLATMSHEIRTPLNGILPMLELIARGPLGEDQRQMLATASASSQQLLRIVDDILDYSRLEAQALELEITSFNLRDLLDGVVQLMQRAADAKGLSLALQLDPAVRLPVRGDPVRLRQVLSNLLANAIKFTARGQVLLRVQRLGEGAAQHQLRFEIIDTGIGIDEVLQARLFQSFSQADASTTRIYGGTGLGLAICKRIIDLMQGRIGVQSTPGQGATFWFEIPLLKVPGDLPAMARPPAALLLCSADAILQARVERIAAHHGLQVQVLAQPGAVVERLRAPPRPGQPAPAWLLVDAHARRAGEATLQQALAERGEEDMLQVLWLQDDAVAARPRQQRLPARFDDAALHVLLAVPAAHARPAALLANAEDGLPAPTLPPLHLRVLLVEDNTVNRMVAEQLLRVFQCEVRNAADGEQALLTLREGGMDVVLMDCQMPVLDGYAATRHWRAEETASGRQRLPIIAMTANAMAGDRERCLQAGMDDYLSKPIARATLHALLKRWGQRSGNAAASNPLGGDAPATGPVLTAEHGAALPGTKSQAAPQPVLDRDVLDELHAVIGESAIQIVSVFLDDAPAMVQQLQQAAQNGDATRLQAIAHSLKSSSANVGALSLSAVAQRIEHEARSDSLQRPAVAVALLVAEFARARVALTGYLAQHR
- the rpsI gene encoding 30S ribosomal protein S9, whose translation is MAITQNYGTGRRKSSTARVFLRKGSGNITVNGRPLDEFFGRETARMIVRQPLELTKNTESFDILVTAAGGGTTGQAGAIRLGIARALVEYDETLKSELRKAGFMTRDAREVERKKVGLHKARRATQFSKR
- a CDS encoding sulfite exporter TauE/SafE family protein, giving the protein MELSSAFWWFILIGLGAQLVDGALGMAFGLVSSSVMLAMGIPPAQASAAIHTAEVFTTGASGVSHLVAGNVDKRLFLRLALPGAVGGAVGAYGLTQLPGEVIRPLIYLYLLVLAIIILARAAGRLMPKGEVKRVPVLGFVAGFLDASGGGGWGPVATSTLLARGGQARTTIGTVNAAEFVVTLTVSATFLLSMGLHHLQIVAGLLIGGMMAAPVAALLVKRLKERWVLVAVGVLVLGISLFQIGHALSGYLAR
- the speD gene encoding adenosylmethionine decarboxylase is translated as MVKPLPRLRLQGFNNLTKALSFNIYDVCYARTEEERQRYIEYIDEEYNADRLTQILTDVAEIIGANILNVARQDYDPQGASVTILISEEPVIDKKQAGKELISDAVVAHMDKSHITVHTYPETHPQEGIATFRADIDVATCGVISPLKALNYLIESLESDIVIMDYRVRGFTRDVKGKKHYIDHKINSIQNFLAKNIKSRYEMFDVNVYQENIFHTKMHLKDFDLDQYLFEEKAKNLSFKERMKIEALLKREIEELFHGRNLSE
- the bfr gene encoding bacterioferritin translates to MKGDTKVIEFLNKVLYNELTAINQYFLHAKMLKNWGIKELAEHEYKESIDEMKHADMLADRILFLEGLPNFQALGKLRIGENPTEILQCDLSLERDGVVTLREAVAYSDSVGDYVSRQLFVKILDSEEEHIDWLETQLDLIERIGEPKYLLSKLEE
- a CDS encoding RNA pyrophosphohydrolase, whose translation is MIDPDGYRPNVGIVLMRQDGQVFWARRVRRDGWQFPQGGMNTDETPVEAMYRELQEETGLLPEHVEVLGATPGWLRYKLPARAIRRNERQVCIGQKQVWFLLRLTGDESHVKLDHTDSPEFDHWRWVDFWYPVEHVVMFKRGVYARALRHLAPLARGVAGQGVTAMPKSAAEAWMPGHTAGHERPRKRPRTRGYWPKKAQGDGPAS
- the crp gene encoding cAMP-activated global transcriptional regulator CRP encodes the protein MRRGSAPIVSTVRLASSPLALDIATIDRFLAHSHRRRYPTRTDVFRPGDPAGTLYYVISGSVSIMAEEDDDRELVLGYFGAGEFVGEMGLFVESDRREVILRTRTACELAEISYERLHQLFLGPLSADAPRLLYALGQQISKRLLDTSRKASRLAFLDVTDRIVRTLHDLAQEPEAMSHPQGSQLRVSRQELARLVGCSREMAGRVLKKLQTDGLLHARGKTVVLYGTR
- the coq7 gene encoding 2-polyprenyl-3-methyl-6-methoxy-1,4-benzoquinone monooxygenase, whose amino-acid sequence is MTALRQTTPLDHLLTEAQRALDTVFGNPPAARPYPAADTDEPGMDSTERRHAAGLMRINHVGEVCAQGLYFGQAAVARDPATREHLLEAAQEETDHLAWCATRLGELDSRPSLFNPLWYAGSYTIGTLAGLRGDGWNLGFVVETERQVEAHLDEHLVDLPAGDLRSRAVIQVMKDDEARHAEHAEQAGARRLPFPIPGAMALASRVMKTIAYRI
- a CDS encoding (2Fe-2S)-binding protein, translating into MYVCICNGVTDHQIREAAGNGVSTVAELTMRTGCGATCGSCLDMAGELLAKARATHDLPLPVLGLAQVA